The Pyrobaculum sp. 3827-6 genome has a segment encoding these proteins:
- a CDS encoding DUF2070 family protein: protein MRSFEKSYSILFGRSPKRIALYATSLLLVFAVLKGARQPLAPLLYIGFGGALLLIFLLVDRALINPRRSYYVAVVSTTFVAFFDLVFQKPALSFSLVGGIISATVLQSLKCRTPAYVLPLAVSSLVYYLMGEYYLFVVSLSYIAVLQIMRAVINKMARGLDAMCMFSSFIYAVFAEDDVLEDAFRELGRVEAVPLHVYTIGGRHVVVVSDFHPGPFRHIGGGMLVDYLNSEIEKMGYRFTFLHGVGSHERDPVTSDSVRRIVDAVKSALGSMHNGSPPLGVRPVKLEIGDVKVVGFSIGAPPHLAIVSRVESASDDIPTWVGRRVDAGEYVLVDAQNKFDGAVHWGEEDVVSLSRGLKALHETNVCRSFRIGVGKAYAQHLDPLGYEIGPAGISAIVNDCDGARGLLIVFDGNNLDSALYEQLVKIYEARGYEVVEVVTTDTHRATGVGLGRGYRIVGERIEHSRIVELVERAVSEAERSLAPLPVAYKRVEVVAEVLGEEGFRRIQDTVRIYKKVGLVIAVAVFVIPSLLIALLA from the coding sequence ATGAGGTCGTTTGAGAAGAGCTATTCTATTCTATTCGGCCGCTCGCCAAAGAGAATTGCGCTCTACGCCACCTCGTTGCTTCTAGTCTTCGCAGTCTTGAAGGGGGCTCGGCAACCCCTAGCCCCCCTCCTCTACATCGGCTTCGGGGGGGCGCTCCTCTTGATTTTTCTGCTGGTGGACCGCGCCTTGATTAACCCCAGGAGGTCGTACTACGTCGCCGTGGTGTCTACGACGTTTGTGGCGTTTTTTGACTTGGTTTTTCAAAAACCTGCGCTGTCCTTCTCTCTAGTTGGGGGGATTATAAGCGCCACGGTTCTACAGTCGCTTAAGTGCAGGACGCCGGCGTACGTGCTACCGCTGGCGGTGTCTTCCCTGGTGTATTACCTAATGGGGGAGTACTACCTCTTCGTGGTGTCTCTCTCCTACATCGCCGTCCTTCAGATAATGAGGGCCGTGATTAACAAAATGGCCCGCGGTCTTGACGCCATGTGTATGTTCTCCAGCTTCATATACGCCGTGTTTGCAGAAGACGACGTCTTGGAGGATGCCTTTAGGGAGCTGGGTAGGGTGGAGGCTGTGCCTCTCCATGTCTACACAATAGGGGGACGGCACGTGGTGGTGGTTTCCGACTTCCACCCGGGCCCCTTTAGACACATAGGGGGAGGCATGTTGGTGGATTACCTAAATAGTGAAATAGAGAAGATGGGGTACCGCTTCACGTTCCTACACGGCGTGGGTAGCCACGAGCGCGACCCCGTCACCAGCGACTCCGTGAGGCGTATAGTCGACGCGGTTAAGTCAGCTCTCGGATCTATGCACAACGGCTCGCCGCCCTTGGGCGTGCGCCCTGTGAAGCTCGAGATCGGGGACGTTAAGGTGGTAGGCTTCAGCATAGGGGCCCCGCCCCACTTGGCGATAGTGAGTAGGGTGGAGTCGGCGTCTGACGACATACCCACGTGGGTGGGTAGGCGGGTGGACGCGGGGGAGTACGTATTAGTCGACGCCCAGAATAAATTCGACGGCGCCGTGCATTGGGGGGAGGAGGACGTCGTATCGCTCTCTAGAGGCCTAAAGGCGCTACACGAGACTAACGTATGCCGCTCTTTCAGAATCGGGGTTGGGAAGGCTTATGCACAGCACCTCGATCCGCTGGGTTACGAAATTGGGCCTGCGGGGATCTCGGCTATTGTAAACGACTGCGACGGGGCTAGGGGGTTGCTGATTGTTTTTGATGGGAATAACCTAGACAGCGCCTTGTACGAGCAACTTGTTAAGATCTACGAGGCGCGTGGGTACGAGGTAGTGGAGGTGGTGACCACAGACACCCATAGGGCCACCGGCGTTGGGCTGGGCCGTGGGTACAGGATAGTGGGGGAGCGTATTGAACACAGCCGTATAGTGGAGCTCGTGGAGAGGGCGGTGTCTGAGGCGGAGAGATCGCTGGCGCCGTTGCCGGTTGCCTACAAGAGGGTGGAGGTCGTGGCGGAGGTGCTGGGCGAGGAGGGCTTCAGGAGAATCCAAGACACCGTCAGGATCTATAAGAAAGTTGGGTTGGTTATAGCGGTTGCTGTTTTCGTCATACCTTCTCTTTTAATTGCGCTTTTGGCATAA
- a CDS encoding DUF2153 family protein has protein sequence MDREIPTTEAVLEYLESMMERLDQWVKEQERQVKELEAHGESMKMADRLELLYSAQAMLGYIAKVLKDFESWLSNPVVTSVMPEEMLRRLESMLREVAIKFIQVDISHTSEYRDLLSKFAKEGKVPSVLTLYIQQRPQAPPRRRGGEEGGTPRFF, from the coding sequence ATGGATCGCGAAATTCCGACTACGGAGGCCGTTCTGGAGTACCTGGAGTCGATGATGGAGCGGCTGGACCAGTGGGTTAAGGAACAGGAGAGGCAGGTGAAGGAGCTGGAGGCCCACGGGGAGTCTATGAAGATGGCCGACAGGCTTGAGTTGCTCTACTCGGCGCAGGCGATGTTGGGCTACATAGCCAAGGTTCTGAAGGATTTCGAGTCTTGGCTCAGCAACCCAGTGGTGACGTCGGTGATGCCTGAGGAGATGCTGAGGCGCCTCGAGTCGATGCTTAGGGAGGTCGCCATTAAATTCATCCAAGTCGATATTTCTCACACCAGCGAATATAGGGATCTGCTTTCTAAATTCGCGAAGGAGGGGAAGGTGCCGAGCGTCCTTACGCTGTATATACAGCAGAGGCCGCAGGCGCCGCCGCGTAGGCGTGGGGGAGAGGAGGGGGGTACGCCGCGGTTCTTCTAG
- a CDS encoding class I SAM-dependent methyltransferase family protein, whose amino-acid sequence MSLRRRLSGVVPGELLEKVPSSFEIIGSRSGAVAVIEIPPELEDYKFAIAKAVAEANKHVRAVLRRVGNRAGEYRLYNYEVLLEGPTEVIHKEHGYYIKVDPTKVFFSSRDQTDRLDVASRVGEGERVLYLFAGVAPYAVAIAKLAKPRLIVAVELNPWGFKYMVDNFRLNKIKNAVAIHGDVAVVAPLLRRKFDRVLLTLPLGAYKYLPAALECLEKSGVIHFYHLGKEEDPFGEAEGIVTQICPHCQVVGRRVVRDYAPGVYKVRLDIYKP is encoded by the coding sequence GTGTCTCTTAGACGCCGCCTCAGCGGAGTGGTGCCCGGGGAGTTGCTTGAGAAGGTCCCATCCTCATTTGAAATTATTGGATCCAGGAGCGGCGCAGTCGCGGTTATCGAAATACCGCCGGAGCTTGAGGACTACAAATTCGCCATAGCTAAGGCGGTGGCTGAGGCGAATAAACACGTACGCGCCGTGTTGCGCAGAGTAGGCAACCGGGCCGGGGAGTACAGGCTCTACAACTACGAGGTGCTGTTGGAGGGCCCCACGGAGGTTATACACAAGGAACACGGCTACTACATAAAAGTCGATCCCACCAAAGTCTTCTTCTCTTCGAGGGACCAGACAGACAGGCTTGACGTGGCTAGTAGAGTCGGCGAGGGCGAGAGAGTTCTATACCTCTTCGCCGGAGTCGCGCCCTACGCAGTGGCCATAGCCAAGTTGGCAAAGCCGAGGCTGATAGTAGCCGTAGAGCTCAACCCATGGGGCTTTAAGTACATGGTCGACAACTTCCGGCTTAACAAGATTAAAAACGCCGTGGCGATACACGGCGACGTGGCTGTGGTTGCACCCCTACTGAGGCGGAAATTCGACAGAGTCCTCCTAACGCTCCCTCTAGGCGCCTATAAATACCTGCCAGCGGCTCTTGAGTGTCTAGAGAAGAGCGGGGTGATTCACTTCTACCACTTGGGCAAAGAAGAGGATCCATTTGGGGAGGCGGAGGGGATTGTCACGCAGATATGTCCCCACTGCCAAGTGGTAGGTCGGCGGGTGGTGAGGGACTACGCCCCCGGCGTGTACAAGGTTAGGCTGGATATCTACAAGCCCTAG
- the radA gene encoding DNA repair and recombination protein RadA, whose translation MSSKKKKADAEAAQAQATVEVRADLDVEELEGIGRVTGAKLKERGYYTVRDIAFASAKELAEIIGNEERAQQIIEAARKMLGLHSFISALEVYERRKMIRRISTGVRALDELLGGGVETRAVTEVVGEFGSGKTQLCHQLAVMVQLPEDRGGLGAKAIYIDTENTFRPERIMQIAKARGLDPDQALHNIFYARAYSSDHQMILVDQAKSIIKQHNVALLVVDSVIAHFRSEFPGRENLAERQQKLNKHVADLLRLADAYDVAVVITNQVMAQPDVFFGNPLRPAGGNILAHGATYRLWLRKSKENIRIAKIFDSPYHPEGEVSFRITEEGLVD comes from the coding sequence GTGTCTTCTAAAAAGAAAAAGGCTGACGCCGAGGCGGCCCAGGCGCAGGCCACCGTCGAAGTACGTGCCGATCTAGATGTCGAGGAGCTGGAGGGCATTGGGAGGGTGACGGGGGCTAAGCTGAAGGAGAGGGGGTACTACACGGTACGCGACATAGCCTTTGCATCTGCTAAGGAGCTCGCCGAAATTATCGGTAACGAGGAGAGGGCGCAACAGATTATTGAAGCGGCGCGGAAAATGCTGGGGCTCCACTCGTTTATCTCTGCCCTTGAGGTTTACGAGAGGCGTAAGATGATTAGGCGGATCTCCACGGGGGTGAGGGCGCTTGACGAGCTCCTCGGCGGCGGCGTGGAGACCAGGGCCGTCACCGAGGTCGTGGGCGAGTTCGGCTCCGGCAAGACGCAGCTGTGTCACCAGCTAGCGGTGATGGTCCAGCTCCCCGAGGACAGGGGCGGGCTGGGCGCCAAGGCCATTTACATAGACACCGAGAACACCTTCCGCCCCGAGCGTATTATGCAGATCGCCAAGGCCAGGGGGCTCGACCCCGACCAGGCGTTGCATAACATCTTCTACGCCAGAGCCTACAGCTCGGATCACCAGATGATTCTTGTGGACCAGGCTAAGTCTATCATAAAGCAACACAACGTGGCGCTACTCGTGGTAGATTCGGTAATTGCCCACTTCCGCTCCGAGTTCCCCGGCAGGGAGAACCTGGCTGAGCGCCAGCAGAAGCTGAATAAACACGTCGCAGACCTACTGCGCCTCGCCGACGCCTACGACGTGGCGGTGGTAATCACAAACCAGGTGATGGCGCAACCAGACGTCTTCTTCGGCAACCCGCTGAGGCCGGCTGGGGGCAACATATTGGCGCACGGCGCAACCTACCGCCTCTGGCTGAGGAAGTCAAAGGAAAACATTAGAATTGCGAAGATATTCGACAGCCCCTACCACCCGGAGGGGGAGGTTTCGTTCCGCATAACAGAGGAGGGGCTTGTGGACTAG